CCGCGATCCGCTCGGCCGGCTCGCCTTCCTCGGCGGCGACCTGGTCCACGAGCCAGCCGGCGGCGGCTGCGGTAAGCGCTTCCGCCGTGTACAGTTCGTCACCGAGCAAGAACGGAACGTCATCGCCGACGCGGCGCAAGAAACCGCGCGCGGTCCGGTCGGGCTCCGTCACCGACTGCCGCAGCGCCTCCGCGCCGACCGACACGGTGGCGTCCGGCGCGACGTGCAGGATCGACTCGACCGGCGGCATCGCCACCGGCTCCGACCAGCTCTCACCCACGCCGCGGCACACGGCAGCGGCGATGCCGGTGCTGCCGATGTCGATACCGAGAACGTGACGCATAGGGGCGGAATCCTCACTCACGGGGTTGCCCCTTCGTACCAAAGTCGCCCGTTGGGGTCACATCCCCTAATCCCCTAACGAGTGACCCCGAGGGCCCGGCTCGAGGTTGCGGACCGATCCCCGATGCCGCGGTAACGGAACGATCACTAGGTTCGGCCGAGGCGTCCTGCGGTGCACCCTGGACGCCTTGTCCGTTTCCACCACCCGAGATCTGCGGAGATAATTCCTTGTCTCTCCCCGCCCAGAACCTGCACGAGTTCGTGCTGAACCTGCTGAACGACGAGGCTGCCCGGTCCGCGTTCGCCGCCGACCCCACCAGCGCGCTCGCCGCCGCCGGCTTGAGCGACGTCACGCCGCAGGACATCCAGGAAGTCGCTCCGCTGGTCGCCGACTACGCCCCCGCGCCGCTGGCCGACGCGCTGTCCGCGCTCCCGCTGGACGCCGGCACGGCCGGCCTGCAGGGTGCGATCGCCCAGCTCCAGGCCGTGGCCCAGGTCGCGGACGCGCTGCCCGTCGGCGCTCCCGAGCTGCCGCTGGACCTGCCGGCGCGTGCCGACCTGCCCACCGACGCCCTCCCGACCGGCGCGCTGCCGATCGAGGCCCCCGAGCTGGGCGACCTGCCCGCGCTGTCCGAGGTGGGTCACCTGCCGGTGCACGCTCCCTCGCTGCCTGCCGACGCGCTGCCGGGCACGCTGCCGGGGCTGGACGAGCTGCCGGTCGAGGTGCCGGGCCTGCCGGTCGAGCTCCCGGCTCGCAACGACCTGCCGGTCGACGCGCTGCCCGTCAACGCGCTGCCCGTCAACGCGCTGCCGATCGACGCGCTCCCGACCGACGGCCTGCCGGTGGAGCTGCCCGAGCTCGGCGACCTGCCGCTCGATGCCCCGGCCCTGCCGGGCGAACTCCCGGTCAACGCGCTGCCGGTGAACGAGCTGCCGATCGAGGCGCTGCCGACGAACGGCCTCCCGGTCGAGCTGCCGGAGCTGGACGGGCTGCCTGCCCTGCCCGCCGACCTCCCGGCCCGCAACGACCTCCCCGTCAACGCCCTGCCGATCGACCAGCTGCCGATCGACCAGCTGCCCATCGACCAGCTCCCGCTCGGCGCGCTGCCGCTCGACGCGGCCGAGCTGCCGGTGTCGCTGCCCGAGGTCGAGGGTCTGACCGGCGCGCTGCCCCAGCTCCCGGTGGAGCTGCCCAACCTGGGCGAGGTGCCGTCCCTGCCGGGCCTGGGCGCCGAGCGCGCCGACGTGCCGAACGCGGTGACCGGCCTGCCGGTCGACACGGCGGACCTGCCCGTCGGCACCGAGGACCTGACCGGTCTGGCCGGGACCGCCGGCCTGGCGGACCTGCCGCTCGACACCGACGCCCTCGGCGCGCTGCCGGTGGACGCCCCGTCGCTCGGTGACTCGCCGTTCACCGCGCCGGACCTGGACATCCCGGTCGTCGGCCGCATCGACACCGACAGCGCAACCTCCGCCGACGGGTACGCCACCACCGTCTCCTACGCGGGTCACGTGGCCGAGGGTGCCGCCGCGGCCGCCGTCGATGCCAAGAACGGCGCCGTCGTGGGCGGCACCGCGGGCACCCCGGCCGGTTCGTTCCTCGGCAGCGCCGCGGGCAGCACCGGCGGCTTCACCGGCGGGTTCGGCATCCAGAACAACGAGGGCGCGGTGCAGGCCGGCCTGACCGCCGACGACGACGCCGTCCTCGGCGGTGCGCACGCCGAGTCGGCGCTGGGCCGCTACGGCGTCGGCATCGACAGCGCGCCCGCCGACCTGCCGAACTTCGACCAGGCCGGTGACCTCGCCGGTTCGCTCGACTCGGACGTCCTGAGCCGCTCCGAGCCGGCCGCCGGCCCGATCGCCGACTACGTCTCGATCGGCGGCGACCTGCTGGGCGGGAAGATCGCGCAGAGCTCGGCCACCCTCGGCGAGTACCTGACCGCGGGCGGTGCGCAGTTCGGCGCGTCCGTGGCCAACGCCGGCGCCCAGGCCGGTACCGCGGTGTCCGACGGTGGTCACCAGGCCGCCGACCTGGCCTCGGACCTGCCCGCCGCCCCCGGCGTGCCGTCCGCGCTGCCGGCCGAGGTGCCCACCACGATCCCGGCGGGCGACCTGCCGGTGCACCCGAGCGCCGAGCTGCCGCAGGGGCTGCCGCACCTGCCGGTCGCGAACCCGCTGCCGGAGGTCACCCACCACGTCGAGCACGTGCTGTCCACCGACCCGGGCAAGGAAGTCCTGTCCGTCACCGACAGCCCGCTGACCGACACGATCGGCCCGCTCAACCACGCACCGCTGCCCGAGGCCGCTGACCTCGGCGGCCTGCACGGTGACCTGCCCCTGGGTCACTGACCGGTAGCCGCGACGGCGCGGCTACCACTCACCGACAAAGCGGCGGGGTTCGTCTCAGAACGGACCCCGCCGCTTCACGTTTTGGTCACGACACGGCACACTCCTCCGCGTGCTTGCACCGCCCTGGCTCGACGTACTGGACGACACCGCCCACGTCTGCGCCACCCAGCGCCGTCCCGACCTCGTGGACCGGATCCGCAGACGCAGAGCGCAGCTGCTCGACGAGAAGCTGCGGGTGGTCGTGATCGGCGAGGCGGGCCAGGGCAAGAGCCAACTGGTGAACGCCCTGGTCAACGCCCCGGTGTGCGCGGTCGGCGAGGACGCCACGACCACCGTCCCCACCGTCGTCACCCATGCCGCCGCCCCGACCGCGGCGGTCGTCACGGCCGGTCCGCGGGTCATCGAAGGCCCCGCCCGGGAGCCGGTGCCGGTCGATGCGGTTACCAGCCAGGCCAACCGGGACGCGGTCGCGGTGAGCGGGCCACCGGTCGTGCGGGCCGAGG
The sequence above is a segment of the Amycolatopsis viridis genome. Coding sequences within it:
- a CDS encoding IniB N-terminal domain-containing protein, whose amino-acid sequence is MSLPAQNLHEFVLNLLNDEAARSAFAADPTSALAAAGLSDVTPQDIQEVAPLVADYAPAPLADALSALPLDAGTAGLQGAIAQLQAVAQVADALPVGAPELPLDLPARADLPTDALPTGALPIEAPELGDLPALSEVGHLPVHAPSLPADALPGTLPGLDELPVEVPGLPVELPARNDLPVDALPVNALPVNALPIDALPTDGLPVELPELGDLPLDAPALPGELPVNALPVNELPIEALPTNGLPVELPELDGLPALPADLPARNDLPVNALPIDQLPIDQLPIDQLPLGALPLDAAELPVSLPEVEGLTGALPQLPVELPNLGEVPSLPGLGAERADVPNAVTGLPVDTADLPVGTEDLTGLAGTAGLADLPLDTDALGALPVDAPSLGDSPFTAPDLDIPVVGRIDTDSATSADGYATTVSYAGHVAEGAAAAAVDAKNGAVVGGTAGTPAGSFLGSAAGSTGGFTGGFGIQNNEGAVQAGLTADDDAVLGGAHAESALGRYGVGIDSAPADLPNFDQAGDLAGSLDSDVLSRSEPAAGPIADYVSIGGDLLGGKIAQSSATLGEYLTAGGAQFGASVANAGAQAGTAVSDGGHQAADLASDLPAAPGVPSALPAEVPTTIPAGDLPVHPSAELPQGLPHLPVANPLPEVTHHVEHVLSTDPGKEVLSVTDSPLTDTIGPLNHAPLPEAADLGGLHGDLPLGH